From Bifidobacterium longum subsp. longum JCM 1217, one genomic window encodes:
- the glgB gene encoding 1,4-alpha-glucan branching protein GlgB, whose product MAKETKIKEDTVTVPVAQGDLDATSNAEFYNPHGVLGGHLGIGKHADTATIRVLRPLAKSVTILTQDGEYPMTHEYNGVFVVTVPASGTKKQPTIPDYRVRTEWESGAVLIEDDPYRYMPTVGDMDTYLFGEGRHEKLWETLGAHVLRYDDPMGGADGTPGEQVVGTAFSVWAPNAHAVRVVGNFNAWDGRRHAMRELGSSGVWEIFIPGIGAGETYKFQILNANYTWEMKADPMERQHEVPPNTASIVTESTYKWNDDAWMQHRRTTNPHDGPVSIYEVHAGSWRQGLTYRDLAKQLVDYVKQEGFTHVEFMPLAQHPFSGSWGYQVTGYYAVDSRLGSPDDFRYLVDQFHQAGIGVIMDWVPAHFPKDAFALGRFDGTPLYEDPDPLRGEHPEWGTYVFNFGRREVRNFLVANALFWLEDLHVDALRVDAVSSMLYLDYSREPGHWRPNIYGGRENLEAIDFLKEATATAYKNNPGVMVIAEESTAWPGITAPTSAGGIGFGMKWNMGWMHDTLEYLHEEPINRKWHHNEITFSMVYAYSEHYVLPISHDEVVYGKGSLYGKMPGDDWQKLAGVRSMFAYQWAHPGKKLSFMGNELAQWGEWDHDASIDWDCLNWQEHRQVQTMVADLNAFYKAHPALWSQDFDPAGFQWLTSDDADHNTLSFLRIGTKGETLAVVVNFSGEAWSDYQVALPTGGKWTEVFTTDDAKYGGSDIHNGTFEAVEGEYHSRPFSAKITVPALGVVFLKPED is encoded by the coding sequence ATGGCCAAAGAAACGAAAATCAAGGAAGATACCGTCACCGTGCCTGTCGCCCAAGGCGACCTCGATGCGACGAGCAATGCTGAATTCTACAACCCCCACGGAGTTCTCGGCGGGCATCTCGGCATCGGCAAGCATGCCGACACCGCCACAATCCGCGTGCTGCGTCCGCTTGCCAAGTCCGTGACCATCCTCACCCAGGATGGCGAATACCCGATGACCCACGAATACAACGGCGTGTTCGTGGTTACCGTGCCGGCTTCCGGCACTAAGAAGCAGCCCACGATTCCCGACTACCGTGTCAGGACCGAGTGGGAAAGCGGCGCAGTGCTCATTGAGGACGACCCATATCGCTATATGCCCACAGTCGGTGACATGGACACCTATCTGTTCGGCGAGGGCCGTCACGAGAAGCTCTGGGAGACGCTTGGCGCGCATGTGCTGCGCTATGACGATCCGATGGGCGGCGCAGACGGCACGCCCGGCGAACAGGTGGTAGGCACCGCATTCTCCGTGTGGGCCCCGAACGCCCATGCCGTGCGCGTAGTCGGTAACTTCAACGCTTGGGATGGCCGCCGTCATGCCATGCGCGAGCTCGGCTCCTCCGGCGTGTGGGAGATCTTCATCCCCGGAATCGGCGCGGGCGAGACCTACAAGTTCCAGATCCTGAACGCCAATTACACGTGGGAGATGAAGGCTGACCCGATGGAGCGTCAGCACGAAGTTCCGCCGAACACCGCCTCCATCGTCACCGAATCCACCTACAAGTGGAACGATGACGCCTGGATGCAGCACCGCCGCACCACCAACCCGCATGATGGCCCGGTCTCCATCTATGAGGTGCACGCCGGCAGCTGGAGGCAGGGACTGACCTACCGCGACCTGGCCAAGCAGCTCGTGGACTACGTCAAGCAGGAAGGCTTCACCCACGTGGAGTTCATGCCACTGGCCCAGCACCCGTTCTCCGGCTCCTGGGGCTATCAGGTCACCGGCTACTATGCGGTCGACTCCCGTCTCGGTTCCCCCGACGACTTCCGTTACCTGGTCGACCAGTTCCATCAGGCCGGCATCGGCGTGATCATGGACTGGGTGCCCGCCCACTTCCCGAAGGATGCCTTCGCGCTCGGCCGCTTCGACGGCACCCCGCTGTACGAGGACCCGGACCCGCTGCGCGGCGAACACCCTGAATGGGGCACCTATGTGTTCAACTTCGGACGCCGCGAAGTACGCAACTTCCTGGTGGCCAACGCCCTGTTCTGGCTTGAGGACCTGCACGTCGATGCACTGCGCGTGGATGCCGTCAGCTCCATGCTCTACCTCGACTACAGCCGCGAACCCGGCCATTGGCGCCCGAACATCTACGGCGGACGCGAGAACCTGGAGGCCATCGACTTCCTCAAGGAGGCCACCGCCACCGCGTACAAGAACAACCCCGGCGTCATGGTGATCGCCGAGGAGTCCACCGCATGGCCGGGCATCACCGCCCCCACTTCCGCCGGCGGCATCGGCTTCGGCATGAAGTGGAACATGGGCTGGATGCACGACACCCTCGAGTATCTGCACGAGGAGCCCATCAACCGCAAGTGGCACCACAACGAGATCACCTTCTCCATGGTGTACGCCTACTCCGAACACTACGTATTGCCCATCAGCCACGACGAAGTCGTGTACGGCAAGGGTTCCCTGTACGGCAAGATGCCGGGCGATGACTGGCAGAAGCTGGCCGGCGTGCGTTCGATGTTCGCCTATCAGTGGGCTCACCCAGGCAAGAAGCTCTCCTTCATGGGCAACGAGCTGGCCCAGTGGGGCGAGTGGGATCACGACGCCTCCATCGATTGGGATTGCCTGAACTGGCAGGAGCACCGTCAGGTCCAGACCATGGTCGCCGACCTTAACGCCTTCTACAAGGCGCATCCGGCACTATGGAGCCAGGACTTCGACCCGGCCGGCTTCCAGTGGCTGACCAGCGACGATGCCGACCACAACACGCTGAGCTTCCTGCGCATCGGTACCAAGGGCGAGACCTTGGCCGTGGTGGTCAACTTCTCCGGTGAGGCCTGGTCCGATTACCAGGTGGCGCTGCCCACCGGCGGCAAGTGGACCGAAGTGTTCACCACCGATGACGCCAAGTACGGCGGCTCCGACATCCACAACGGCACCTTCGAAGCGGTCGAGGGCGAATATCATTCACGTCCGTTCTCGGCGAAGATCACCGTTCCGGCTCTGGGAGTTGTATTCTTGAAGCCGGAAGACTGA
- a CDS encoding CarD family transcriptional regulator, producing MSYKVGDMVVYPRHGAAKVEAITERTVKGVTREYLQLSVLSSDGLVINVPVDNAKKVGVRDIVSASEVAKVFGILRTPIIEKEMNWSRRYKLNVEKIATGDVNKIAEVVRDLAQRDVDEHGLSAGEKRMLTKARAILTSEIALSEKIDEAEAQRLLDVNLGYEPAQPGDDKHHTAEPEEAAADTLARVEAEKKSKKK from the coding sequence ATGTCTTACAAAGTCGGCGATATGGTCGTCTATCCGCGTCATGGTGCAGCGAAGGTGGAGGCCATTACCGAGCGGACGGTCAAGGGAGTGACGCGCGAATATCTGCAGTTGTCCGTACTCTCTTCCGATGGTTTGGTCATCAACGTTCCCGTGGACAATGCCAAGAAGGTCGGTGTGCGTGACATCGTCTCCGCATCCGAAGTGGCCAAGGTGTTCGGCATCCTGCGGACCCCGATCATCGAGAAAGAGATGAACTGGTCTCGCCGTTACAAGCTGAACGTCGAAAAGATCGCCACCGGCGATGTCAACAAGATCGCCGAAGTGGTTCGCGATCTCGCCCAGCGCGATGTCGACGAGCACGGCCTGTCCGCGGGCGAGAAGCGCATGCTCACCAAGGCCCGTGCCATTCTGACTTCTGAGATCGCCTTGTCCGAGAAGATCGACGAGGCGGAAGCCCAGCGTCTGCTCGACGTGAATCTGGGCTACGAGCCCGCTCAGCCCGGTGACGACAAGCATCACACCGCCGAGCCCGAAGAGGCCGCGGCCGATACTTTGGCTCGTGTTGAAGCCGAGAAGAAGTCCAAGAAGAAGTGA